One Suncus etruscus isolate mSunEtr1 chromosome 13, mSunEtr1.pri.cur, whole genome shotgun sequence genomic region harbors:
- the LOC126025940 gene encoding olfactory receptor 5K1 — MAEENNTLNTEFILEGFTDHPEIKPLLFVVFFIVYLITMVGNLGLVALIFMENRLHTPMYIFLGNLAIVDSCCSCAITPKMLGNFFSENRKVSLYECMAQFYFLCTVETADCFLLAAMAYDRYVAICNPLQYHTMMSKKLCVQMTIGAYIAGNVHSMIHVGLLLKLTFCGSNHINHFFCDILPLYRHSCVEPYINELVLFVFSGSIQVFTIGSVVVSYLYILFTISKMKSKEGRIKAFSTCASHFLSVSLFYGSLFFMYIRPNLLEEGDKDIPAAILFTIVVPLLNPFIYSLRNKEVINVLRKILMKNTTEGSFKQRTSTMA; from the coding sequence ATGGCTGAAGAAAACAATACCTTAAACACCGAGTTTATCCTTGAAGGATTTACAGATCATCCAGAGATAAAGCCCCTTCTATTTGTAGTATTCTTTATTGTTTATCTTATCACCATGGTAGGAAATCTTGGCCTTGTGGCATTGATTTTTATGGAAAACCGTCTTCACACGCCAATGTATATATTTCTGGGCAACCTTGCTATTGTGGATTCCTGCTGTTCCTGCGCCATTACTCCAAAGATGCTAGGGAACTTCTTTTCTGAGAACAGAAAGGTTTCCCTCTATGAATGCATggcacaattttattttctctgtacaGTTGAAACTGCAGACTGCTTCCTCCTTGCAGCAATGGCCTATGATCGGTATGTGGCCATATGTAACCCACTGCAATACCACACCATGATGTCAAAGAAACTCTGTGTTCAGATGACCATAGGGGCTTATATAGCTGGAAATGTGCATTCCATGATTCATGTAGGGCTTTTACTTAAGTTAACTTTCTGTGGATCTAATCACATCAACCACTTTTTTTGTGATATTCTTCCTTTATATAGACACTCCTGTGTTGAACCGTACATCAATGAATTGGTACTCTTTGTATTTTCAGGCTCAATTCAAGTCTTTACTATAGGTAGTGTTGTTGTATCATATCTCTACATTCTTTTTACTATTTCCAAAATGAAATCTAAAGAGGGAAGGATCAAAGCCTTTTCTACTTGTGCATCCCACTTTTTGTCAGTTTCCTTATTCTATGGATCTCTCTTCTTCATGTATATTAGACCAAATTTGCTTGAGGAAGGGGACAAAGATATACCAGCTgctattttatttacaatagtaGTTCCATTACTAAATCCTTTTATTTATAGTCTGAGAAATAAAGAAGTAATAAATGTGTTGcgtaaaattttaatgaaaaacacAACTGAAGGAAGTTTTAAACAAAGGACATCTACTATGGCTTAA
- the CLDND1 gene encoding claudin domain-containing protein 1 isoform X2 — MDNRFATAFVIACVLSLISTIYMAASIGTDFWYEYRSPVQDNFSELNKSLWDDFDSDETDEKTYNDALFLCNGTLGLWRRCITRPDHADSLNMVTKCTSFTLNEQFMEKFVYPGDHNSGIDLLRTYLWRCQFLLPFVSLGLMFFGALIGLCACICRSLYPAIATGILHLLAGLCTLGSVSCYVAGIELLHQKLRLPDDVSGEFGWSFCLACVSAPLQFMASALFIWAAHTNRKEYTLMKAYRVA, encoded by the exons ATGGATAACCGTTTTGCGACCGCGTTTGTAATTGCTTGTGTCCTTAGCCTCATATCCACCATCTACATGGCAGCCTCCATTGGCACAGACTTCTGGTATGAATATCGAAGTCCAGTTCAGGATAATTTCAGCGAATTGAACAAAAGCCTTTGGGATGACTTTGACAGTGACGAGACAGATGAAAAGACTTACAACGATGCACTTTTCCTATGTAATGGCACTCTGGGATTGTGGAGACGCTGCATTACTAGACCCGACCATGCAG atTCACTCAATATGGTCACAAAATGCACTAGTTTCACACTGAATGAGCAGTTTATGGAGAAGTTTGTTTATCCTGGAGACCATAACAGTGGGATCGATCTGCTGCGGACCT atCTTTGGCGGTGCCAGTTTCTTTTACCTTTTGTTAGTCTAGGTTTGATGTTCTTTGGGGCTTTGATTGGACTTTGTGCTTGCATCTGCAGAAGCTTGTATCCTGCTATTGCCACAGGCATTCTTCATCTTCTTGCTG GTCTTTGTACACTGGGCTCAGTCAGTTGTTATGTTGCTGGAATTGAGCTTCTCCACCAGAAACTAAGGCTGCCGGATGATGTGTCTGGAGAATTTGGATGGTCCTTCTGTCTGGCCTGTGTGTCAGCTCCTTTACAGTTTATGGCATCTGCTCTCTTCATCTGGGCCGCTCATACCAACCGGAAAGAGTACACGTTAATGAAGGCCTATCGTGTGGCATGA
- the CLDND1 gene encoding claudin domain-containing protein 1 isoform X1, whose translation MGGDRLENKTSVSVASWSSLNARMDNRFATAFVIACVLSLISTIYMAASIGTDFWYEYRSPVQDNFSELNKSLWDDFDSDETDEKTYNDALFLCNGTLGLWRRCITRPDHADSLNMVTKCTSFTLNEQFMEKFVYPGDHNSGIDLLRTYLWRCQFLLPFVSLGLMFFGALIGLCACICRSLYPAIATGILHLLAGLCTLGSVSCYVAGIELLHQKLRLPDDVSGEFGWSFCLACVSAPLQFMASALFIWAAHTNRKEYTLMKAYRVA comes from the exons ATGGGCG GTGATAGACTAGAGAACAAGACCTCTGTCTCCGTAGCATCCTGG AGCAGTCTGAATGCCAGAATGGATAACCGTTTTGCGACCGCGTTTGTAATTGCTTGTGTCCTTAGCCTCATATCCACCATCTACATGGCAGCCTCCATTGGCACAGACTTCTGGTATGAATATCGAAGTCCAGTTCAGGATAATTTCAGCGAATTGAACAAAAGCCTTTGGGATGACTTTGACAGTGACGAGACAGATGAAAAGACTTACAACGATGCACTTTTCCTATGTAATGGCACTCTGGGATTGTGGAGACGCTGCATTACTAGACCCGACCATGCAG atTCACTCAATATGGTCACAAAATGCACTAGTTTCACACTGAATGAGCAGTTTATGGAGAAGTTTGTTTATCCTGGAGACCATAACAGTGGGATCGATCTGCTGCGGACCT atCTTTGGCGGTGCCAGTTTCTTTTACCTTTTGTTAGTCTAGGTTTGATGTTCTTTGGGGCTTTGATTGGACTTTGTGCTTGCATCTGCAGAAGCTTGTATCCTGCTATTGCCACAGGCATTCTTCATCTTCTTGCTG GTCTTTGTACACTGGGCTCAGTCAGTTGTTATGTTGCTGGAATTGAGCTTCTCCACCAGAAACTAAGGCTGCCGGATGATGTGTCTGGAGAATTTGGATGGTCCTTCTGTCTGGCCTGTGTGTCAGCTCCTTTACAGTTTATGGCATCTGCTCTCTTCATCTGGGCCGCTCATACCAACCGGAAAGAGTACACGTTAATGAAGGCCTATCGTGTGGCATGA
- the GPR15 gene encoding G-protein coupled receptor 15 — protein MDPEEPSGYLDYFYTTSQNPATESNSHVSYTTVLLPILYGAMFLVGVLGNLALMGALHFKRSNGRLIDIFIFNLAASDFIFLVTLPLWVDKEASVGQWRTGSFLCKGSSYVISVNMHSSVFLLTCMSVDRYLAIIFPATSRKFRRRECAYKVCVSIWIISCLLGLPILLSRELTFIDGKPYCAEKKASFIKLTWALVALIFTFFAPLVSILTCYCCIMRKLFVHYQQSGKHNKKLRKSMKIILIVVAAFVFSWLPFNTFKLLSIILGLHQKQEQEPHFTSHFLKLAMEVSGPLAFANSCVNPFIYYIFDSYIRRAIVHCFCSCLKNSDFGSSTETSDTHFSHVFSNYVYSEDLVRRRKRSRSL, from the coding sequence ATGGATCCAGAAGAACCCTCAGGGTATTTGGATTATTTCTATACTACAAGTCAGAATCCTGCAACTGAGAGCAACTCCCATGTTTCTTACACAACAGTCTTGCTTCCCATCCTTTACGGTGCCATGTTTCTGGTTGGAGTGTTGGGCAACCTCGCCTTGATGGGAGCTTTGCATTTCAAAAGGAGCAATGGAAGACTGATTGACATCTTCATCTTCAACCTGGCTGCCTCAGATTTTATTTTCCTGGTCACGTTGCCTCTCTGGGTGGACAAAGAAGCATCTGTAGGACAGTGGAGAACAGGCTCTTTCTTGTGCAAAGGTAGCTCCTACGTGATCTCAGTGAACATGCACAGCAGTGTCTTCCTGCTCACTTGCATGAGTGTTGATCGCTACCTGGCCATCATATTTCCAGCCACATCCAGGAAATTCAGAAGGAGAGAGTGTGCCTATAAAGTCTGTGTCAGTATCTGGATTATCTCCTGCCTTCTGGGGTTGCCTATTCTTTTGTCCCGAGAGCTCACTTTTATTGATGGCAAGCCATACTGCGCAGAGAAGAAGGCTTCTTTCATCAAGCTGACCTGGGCTCTGGTGGCCTTAATTTTCACCTTTTTTGCTCCTTTGGTGAGCATCTTGACCTGCTACTGTTGTATTATGAGGAAGTTGTTTGTCCATTACCAGCAGTCGGGAAAGCATAACAAAAAACTGAGGAAATCCATGAAGATCATCTTGATTGTGGTGGCTGCCTTTGTCTTCTCTTGGCTGCCCTTTAACACTTTTAAGCTCCTGTCCATTATTTTAGGGTTGCATCAAAAGCAAGAGCAAGAGCCCCACTTTACCTCACACTTTCTCAAGCTAGCTATGGAGGTGAGTGGGCCCTTGGCCTTTGCCAATAGTTGTGTCAACCCTTTCATTTACTATATCTTTGACAGTTATATCCGCAGGGCTATTGTGCATTGCTTTTGTTCTTGCCTGAAGAACTCTGACTTTGGGAGTAGTACTGAAACATCAGATACTCACTTCTCTCATGTTTTCTCCAACTATGTTTATTCAGAAGATCTTGTCAGAAGGAGGAAGAGGTCTAGGTCCCTCTAA